The DNA window AGGCGGCACGTCCGAAAGAGATCGATGCTTTTGTCAAGGATTCGTATGGAATGCCGTATATTCCGGGAAGCAGCATAAAAGGAATGATCCGGACAGCTCTCATCGCCTGGGAGATAAGAAAAGATCCGGAAAAATATACAGCAATCAGAGAGAAAATTGCAGCAAGTTCCAGAGTGCGGGCGAACAGAAAGATGTGTCTTTCCAAAGAGACAAACGCATTGGAGCAGCAGATATTTTACACATTGAACAGAGATCAGAAAAAAAGATCAAGTGCAGTGAATGATAATCTAGCTGGCTTACGTGTGGGAGACAGTTATCCGATTCCGGTAGAACAATTGACATTAAGTCAGAAAATCGATTATACTCTGGATGGACAGGAAAAACCGTTACCACTTTTGAGAGAAACACTGAAACCAGGAACGGAGATAGAAGCTGATATTACAATTGATACAACGCTTTGCCCGTACACGATGGAAGATATCATGAAAGCACTGAATCTTTTTCAGAAAATCTGTTACAAATATTTTTATTCCAGATTCCGCAGGGGTACTGAAAAAACGGGCATTATCTGGCTGGGTGGAGGCTGTGGTTTCCTTTCCAAGACGATTCTATATCCGCTATATGGCAGTCAGGCGGTCAGAATTATCGATAATATTTATAAAAACACATTGGGCAGTTCCTATAGGATGCATAAACATGCAAAGGATATCGGCCTGAAAATAGCACCTCATGTATGTAAATGTACAAAATATGAGGGAAAATTATATGATATGGGTATGGGATATATGACATACCGACCAATCTAAAACTCTGTTTTGCCCCGCAGCCCATAAAATAAGGGATTTTGAAAAAAATTTGTATCTTTTTGGAAAGATTCCGCAAACGAATCCGGTTTCCTCCGCAAACCCGTCTGGAAACCACGAGATTCAGGGGGCTGCGAGAGGCAGGGTAGATAAAGAAGAACCCCGTGGAGGGGACGAAAACCGAATTCATCCGTAATCTATAGCCTTCTTTTCTCGTAGATAAAGAAGAACCCCGTGGAGGGGACGAAAACGATTGTTTCATTCAATTCCTTACATTTATTAGCATATGTAGATAAAGAAGAACCCCGTGGAGGGGACGAAAACTGTCCAGGATATCAAAACATTAGTTCGTAGCGATTCTAGTAGATAAAGAAGAACCCCGTGGAGGGGACGAAAACGAGTTTAGAGTTATTCCAGGAAGCGAGTACACGCAATGTAGATAAAGAAGAACCCCGTGGAGGGGACGAAAACACTTTTTGTTTT is part of the Blautia faecicola genome and encodes:
- the csm5 gene encoding type III-A CRISPR-associated RAMP protein Csm5; the encoded protein is MKEYLKTYRIKITALSPIHIGSGEKISKKEYIYLPRNHHVLIPDIEKMYGDLQRKGLGKAYMEYLLSNGSRGPALGQWLKQSQVPVSQYTAWKKYEMDAGEAFVSQAARPKEIDAFVKDSYGMPYIPGSSIKGMIRTALIAWEIRKDPEKYTAIREKIAASSRVRANRKMCLSKETNALEQQIFYTLNRDQKKRSSAVNDNLAGLRVGDSYPIPVEQLTLSQKIDYTLDGQEKPLPLLRETLKPGTEIEADITIDTTLCPYTMEDIMKALNLFQKICYKYFYSRFRRGTEKTGIIWLGGGCGFLSKTILYPLYGSQAVRIIDNIYKNTLGSSYRMHKHAKDIGLKIAPHVCKCTKYEGKLYDMGMGYMTYRPI